The window GTTCGACTTCGAGGGTCGGGGCGGCGGCGGCAGACCCCGGGAGCAGGAAGGCAGGGAGCAGCGCAGCGATTGGAATCGGTTCGATGCCGATGACGTTGCCGATGAGGTCGGGGAGGAACGTCGTGACCCCCCGGTAGTAGAGACCGGAGAACATCACGACGGCGAAGACGAGTGCGAACCCGCCTGCGAAGAGGGCTTTCGACTCGGTGACGAACTCACCGAACGACGAGACGCCCGTCGAGGACTTGTCGTCGCCGCCGCCTCCACTCCCGTCTGCCGCCGCGACGGCGGCCTGTTCTTCGAAGTCAGCACGCGTCGCGAACACCGCCGCGGCGAGTGCTGGGATGGCGAGGACGCCGGCGACGACGTGCCAGTCGAAGAAGAGCAACAAGAGTGCCGTGAGGAACGGCCCGAATCCGATGCCGAGGTTACCCGCGATACCGTGGTACGCGAATCCCGTCCCACGTTCTTCGACACCCGTGCTGATGAGACGGAGTCCGGCCGGGTGGTAGACGCTCGCTGCCGCACCCCAGAGGACGAGAGCGAGGGCGACGACGACGAGATTCGGCGCTGCTGCGAGGAGGAAGAACGACCCCGACATCCCAGCGAGACACCCGACGATGAGGCGTTTCGAACCCACACGGTCGACGAGAATTCCACCGGGAAGGGCACCTAACCCGAACAACGCGAATCCGAGGCCGGTCATCACGCCCAGTGAGGCCGCCGTCACGGGAATCGCCGAGAGGCCGAGGTCGATGATGGCGTACTCGCGAAGCCAGATGGCAACGAAGATGGGAATAGACAGTTCGTAGGTGTGGACCATCC is drawn from Haloferax litoreum and contains these coding sequences:
- a CDS encoding MFS transporter, with the protein product MLAHGMVHTYELSIPIFVAIWLREYAIIDLGLSAIPVTAASLGVMTGLGFALFGLGALPGGILVDRVGSKRLIVGCLAGMSGSFFLLAAAPNLVVVALALVLWGAAASVYHPAGLRLISTGVEERGTGFAYHGIAGNLGIGFGPFLTALLLLFFDWHVVAGVLAIPALAAAVFATRADFEEQAAVAAADGSGGGGDDKSSTGVSSFGEFVTESKALFAGGFALVFAVVMFSGLYYRGVTTFLPDLIGNVIGIEPIPIAALLPAFLLPGSAAAAPTLEVELYVYAGLLTIGVLGQYVGGKLTDRIRTERGIVVGFAALAVVALAFLPVASLGIIPLLAICALLGFFLFMVQPFYQATVAEYTPAGLRGLSYGFTYLGVFGVGALGGAIAGFILTVATPTTLFFVLAGFAAVASLLGVTLLRKRPASA